In Fibrobacter succinogenes, a single window of DNA contains:
- a CDS encoding InlB B-repeat-containing protein, with product MENLKRLLVLAAMFLPMSAWAAPFDSGSEKKHINLYYKSEALYIAQEDKACTVGSSTVDDGTCVKTAEIKSMLPVRGAFNNVVSGKWVLGTANTDQYQSNELNLKTDIDFGQTLDADGKCSENHNFLSFGGLTFNGRNHTISNLCRVDNGAMDQYVGLFGEINGKTVKNLKISNVHFVNTSEDPKKTEKGEYLASGALAYKISNNSTVTNVELENVDIQAPLAGGLAGYIEGSTIKGVKTGSPFIKATQAAGALAYKISNGTVTDVELENVDVQAPLAGGLAGYIEGSTISSIKMVDEGSVIKVTNVRQIETGYVGSSVNGSDIRVFSPYKVLLGGLAGAAFFTNFKNIDIAVQVENKAVVDLSALGGLVGNYVYAPLNNQFSQVSDRNSAITNVNIHGYANGDDYIKPVVSGGIIMGGILGATKRLDENNSPIVELAVSKSSVTNLDITQSKIKINDADVSQQLYFGGIVGNANLCSGGILLVKESNVKNVNIEESIQGNAPFQYYMGGIAGYASCYHISNSVDQDDLYLTLQKDTASGNIKLSGGYSKTGKTVSKVRASAAIGGLVGNAILSLKENGISENESKVSIAYDAKRTANENLDSVLVGGIFGVASISEGSTVRLSKLSYQGSIDIDDDGISARVGGIVGKFPLLQSGIPKIDFHDVHVEGASGKAVVAYSGESTASSINSSSVGGICGACQSPREISKSSVNGDFVGTSGNQAPPKKAFHIGGLIGSAFVNEPLIVKNNYFMGSIENKFNKSGGEGKVGYLFGYLTGDGLGVKPQVTSNFHYGDDNVGAIGYFENYGEFANSVYLDELEKFEAKSNVRNGNKVDLNDDGNGYVTEAYMKSKNLAILLNSPWSDEEDQVWTFGTTNDFPFWGTPAMSTYTVRFLDADGNQIGESQEVHFGAAAVAPEAPKIVGKCFDGWSTSFNKVMASMDVVATYKNGACKYPVAFYDLEGNLLEVKAEDGTTLSNPQEVEEGKSAIVPTNNPKPTADGKCFDGWKQDFSNITGELNVYPEFKTCEYTVKFTYFKVDGSGEKITQTVKYNESATPPSSDDFPQKTNNGRCFTEWDPTVDFTHVKDNLTVTAQYEICKYTVKFMYTDNHGVSQILKTETVEHGSSAAAPKDDEFPQKIDDQCFAGWKPDFSHVTNPLNVTAQYKTCESSSSSSQQPSGSSSSSATSSSSSDQKSSSSGTPTPNSSSSVSYIATITKPSATQQDNALRMTFNDLQADKHTKVDYHIVVESKTGTYLDTVVSGKDIESIKNGTWRLSPAPAGEYTVIVVLTDGRDSVRYDDFLFEGEDEFHVDLLPNTWQTYSLSAFCQDKGDDCKNKLKEHFARKAEFEDSEECRHKREELAQTPDDEDFREYVEENCPEAMESQDDATTTAFWWDESSPVGDYWQYRKFNVDQDFDSTRGYWYGPIVREPLKLSLQTPNMKDEIVWKLENKYSGWNLVANPYGWYVKLPQEEGVTFAKWYPDVSGYDTISVLGPYEAVWVKTEKSRELRIPLKAAIVFEDEWKSPPLLKSATSESWNFRVELTDKNGKRDAWNELAAGDVASSLSEPPAGMGDHVNLSIVEGKQRLAKSVKKNGEDFEWNLEVSATTTRDGKLNFVGLEKVWAKGLHVYATIDDETVEVVKDSPVNVKLSSKAKSVSVRVTKSAVAAQVAKNQISGFRVNQMQNALNVGFDAVSKLAGAKVKVSVVGVDGRVVATSGLVAHEGTNSISMKKPKQGLYFVRLKVGSQSAVSRIMVR from the coding sequence ATGGAGAATCTAAAACGTTTGCTAGTTCTCGCTGCTATGTTTCTTCCGATGTCCGCTTGGGCAGCGCCGTTTGATTCTGGTTCTGAAAAAAAACATATAAATCTTTACTATAAAAGTGAGGCCCTTTATATTGCTCAGGAAGATAAAGCTTGCACTGTCGGAAGTTCTACAGTCGACGACGGTACTTGTGTCAAAACCGCTGAAATAAAATCAATGCTTCCTGTTCGTGGTGCATTTAATAATGTGGTTTCCGGGAAATGGGTGTTGGGGACAGCGAACACAGACCAATACCAATCGAATGAGCTCAATCTTAAGACAGACATTGACTTTGGTCAGACTCTTGATGCGGATGGAAAATGTTCGGAAAACCATAATTTTTTGTCTTTTGGGGGCCTTACCTTTAATGGACGGAACCACACGATTTCGAACCTTTGCCGTGTTGATAATGGGGCCATGGACCAGTATGTTGGATTATTTGGGGAAATAAATGGAAAAACTGTAAAAAATCTAAAAATCTCAAATGTCCATTTTGTCAATACAAGCGAGGATCCTAAAAAAACGGAAAAAGGTGAATATCTGGCTTCTGGCGCTCTCGCTTATAAAATTTCCAATAATAGTACTGTGACCAATGTAGAATTAGAAAATGTAGATATTCAAGCACCGCTTGCTGGTGGTTTAGCTGGGTATATTGAAGGCTCTACGATTAAAGGGGTTAAGACTGGTAGCCCGTTTATTAAAGCAACTCAAGCGGCTGGCGCTCTCGCTTATAAAATTTCCAATGGTACTGTGACCGATGTAGAATTAGAAAATGTAGATGTTCAAGCACCACTTGCTGGTGGTTTAGCTGGGTATATTGAAGGCTCGACTATTTCGAGTATAAAAATGGTGGATGAAGGTTCTGTTATCAAGGTAACGAATGTACGTCAAATTGAAACCGGTTATGTCGGAAGTTCAGTTAATGGCAGTGATATAAGAGTATTTAGTCCATACAAGGTGCTGTTGGGCGGCCTTGCGGGTGCAGCCTTTTTTACAAATTTCAAGAATATCGATATTGCAGTCCAAGTGGAAAATAAAGCTGTTGTAGATTTGTCTGCTTTGGGTGGCCTTGTTGGTAATTATGTTTATGCGCCTTTAAACAATCAATTTTCTCAGGTTTCTGATAGGAATTCGGCGATTACTAATGTGAATATTCACGGATACGCCAATGGTGATGATTATATCAAGCCTGTGGTTTCTGGTGGTATCATTATGGGCGGTATATTGGGAGCTACCAAAAGACTTGATGAAAATAATTCCCCGATTGTAGAATTAGCTGTTAGTAAATCCTCTGTGACGAACTTGGATATCACGCAAAGTAAGATTAAAATCAATGATGCTGATGTATCGCAACAACTTTATTTTGGCGGCATTGTCGGGAATGCCAATCTTTGTAGTGGTGGTATTTTGCTGGTTAAGGAATCGAATGTTAAGAATGTAAACATTGAAGAATCGATACAGGGTAATGCTCCATTCCAATATTATATGGGTGGAATTGCTGGTTATGCATCTTGTTATCATATAAGTAATTCCGTTGACCAAGATGACTTGTATTTGACGCTTCAGAAAGATACAGCTTCGGGTAACATTAAGTTGTCTGGGGGCTATAGTAAAACTGGAAAAACCGTCTCGAAAGTTCGTGCTTCTGCTGCTATTGGTGGCCTTGTTGGTAATGCCATTCTTTCTCTTAAAGAAAATGGAATATCAGAAAACGAGTCCAAGGTTTCGATTGCTTATGATGCCAAAAGAACTGCAAATGAGAACTTGGATTCGGTGCTTGTAGGGGGCATTTTTGGTGTTGCCTCAATTTCTGAAGGTTCTACGGTCCGTTTGTCTAAACTATCTTATCAAGGCTCGATTGATATTGATGATGATGGTATTTCGGCTCGTGTGGGCGGCATTGTGGGTAAATTCCCGTTGCTTCAGTCTGGTATTCCTAAGATTGATTTCCACGATGTTCATGTGGAGGGCGCTTCTGGGAAAGCGGTTGTGGCGTATAGTGGTGAAAGTACAGCTTCTAGTATAAACTCATCGTCGGTTGGTGGTATTTGTGGTGCATGTCAATCGCCCAGAGAAATAAGCAAGAGCTCTGTCAACGGGGATTTTGTGGGTACTTCTGGAAATCAGGCACCGCCTAAAAAAGCTTTCCATATTGGTGGCTTGATTGGTTCAGCTTTTGTTAATGAACCTTTAATCGTGAAAAATAATTACTTTATGGGTTCTATTGAAAATAAATTCAATAAGAGCGGAGGCGAGGGTAAGGTCGGTTATCTTTTTGGTTATCTGACCGGTGATGGCTTGGGCGTCAAACCTCAAGTAACTTCGAATTTCCATTATGGTGATGATAATGTTGGCGCCATTGGTTATTTTGAAAATTATGGTGAATTTGCCAATTCCGTGTATTTGGATGAATTGGAAAAATTCGAAGCAAAAAGCAATGTTCGCAATGGTAATAAAGTTGATTTGAACGATGATGGAAATGGTTATGTTACAGAAGCTTATATGAAGTCCAAAAATTTGGCTATTCTTTTGAATAGCCCTTGGTCAGATGAAGAAGATCAAGTTTGGACGTTTGGAACTACAAATGATTTCCCGTTTTGGGGAACTCCTGCCATGTCGACTTATACCGTTCGCTTCTTGGATGCTGATGGGAATCAGATCGGGGAGTCGCAAGAGGTGCATTTTGGCGCTGCCGCTGTAGCTCCGGAAGCCCCGAAAATTGTCGGTAAATGCTTTGATGGCTGGAGTACGTCATTCAATAAGGTGATGGCGTCGATGGATGTTGTGGCTACATATAAAAATGGAGCTTGCAAGTATCCTGTTGCGTTCTATGACTTGGAGGGGAACCTCTTGGAAGTGAAGGCCGAAGACGGAACTACATTGTCTAATCCTCAGGAAGTGGAAGAAGGTAAGTCCGCTATTGTTCCGACGAATAATCCTAAACCGACGGCTGATGGTAAATGCTTTGATGGTTGGAAACAAGATTTTAGCAATATTACCGGTGAATTGAACGTTTATCCGGAATTTAAGACTTGCGAATATACCGTAAAGTTTACCTATTTTAAAGTGGATGGGTCTGGAGAGAAAATAACACAAACTGTTAAGTACAATGAGAGCGCAACGCCTCCGAGTTCCGATGATTTCCCGCAAAAAACAAACAATGGTAGATGCTTTACTGAATGGGATCCTACAGTAGACTTTACTCATGTGAAAGACAATTTGACTGTTACTGCCCAATATGAAATTTGCAAATATACAGTCAAGTTTATGTACACTGATAATCATGGCGTATCCCAGATTCTAAAGACGGAAACCGTTGAACATGGTAGTAGTGCCGCCGCACCTAAAGATGACGAATTCCCGCAGAAAATCGATGACCAATGCTTTGCAGGATGGAAACCTGATTTTAGTCATGTGACTAATCCGCTGAATGTTACGGCTCAATATAAGACTTGCGAGTCTTCTAGCAGCTCTAGCCAGCAACCGTCTGGTTCCAGCTCTAGTAGCGCCACGAGCAGTTCTTCTTCCGATCAGAAGAGTAGCAGTTCAGGCACTCCTACGCCGAATTCTAGCTCTAGCGTAAGCTATATCGCTACAATAACAAAGCCTTCGGCAACGCAACAAGACAATGCTCTCCGCATGACGTTCAATGATTTGCAGGCTGACAAGCATACCAAGGTGGACTATCACATCGTTGTTGAATCGAAAACGGGTACATATCTTGATACGGTTGTTAGTGGTAAGGATATCGAAAGCATAAAGAACGGCACCTGGCGACTTTCTCCGGCTCCAGCTGGCGAATATACGGTTATTGTTGTTCTTACGGATGGTCGCGATTCTGTCCGCTATGACGACTTCCTCTTCGAAGGTGAAGACGAATTTCATGTGGATTTGCTTCCGAACACTTGGCAGACTTATTCGCTGAGCGCCTTCTGCCAAGATAAAGGTGACGATTGCAAGAACAAATTGAAGGAACACTTTGCTCGTAAGGCCGAATTTGAGGATAGCGAAGAATGCCGTCACAAGAGGGAAGAGCTCGCGCAAACTCCGGATGACGAAGATTTCCGTGAATATGTAGAAGAAAATTGTCCAGAAGCAATGGAATCGCAAGACGATGCTACAACCACTGCGTTCTGGTGGGATGAATCGAGCCCTGTTGGCGATTACTGGCAATATCGCAAGTTTAATGTAGATCAAGACTTTGATTCTACACGTGGTTATTGGTACGGACCCATTGTCAGGGAACCGCTCAAGCTCAGCTTGCAGACGCCAAACATGAAAGATGAAATCGTCTGGAAATTGGAAAACAAGTATTCTGGCTGGAACTTGGTGGCTAACCCCTATGGTTGGTATGTCAAGCTCCCACAAGAAGAAGGCGTGACTTTTGCGAAGTGGTATCCGGATGTGAGCGGATACGATACGATCAGTGTGCTTGGTCCTTACGAAGCTGTTTGGGTCAAGACCGAAAAATCTAGGGAATTGCGCATTCCTTTGAAGGCTGCGATTGTCTTCGAAGATGAATGGAAGTCTCCGCCGCTCCTCAAAAGTGCAACGTCTGAAAGCTGGAATTTCCGTGTAGAGCTTACGGATAAGAATGGCAAGCGCGATGCTTGGAACGAACTGGCTGCGGGTGATGTGGCTTCTTCCTTGAGCGAACCGCCTGCAGGCATGGGCGACCACGTGAATCTCTCCATTGTCGAGGGCAAGCAGCGCTTGGCCAAGAGCGTCAAGAAGAATGGCGAAGATTTCGAATGGAATCTCGAAGTTAGCGCTACGACAACTCGTGATGGTAAATTGAACTTTGTCGGGCTCGAAAAAGTTTGGGCAAAGGGCTTGCATGTTTATGCAACGATTGACGATGAAACTGTCGAAGTCGTAAAAGATAGCCCGGTGAATGTTAAACTTTCGTCGAAGGCGAAGAGTGTTTCTGTTCGAGTAACCAAGAGTGCAGTAGCTGCGCAAGTGGCTAAGAATCAAATTTCGGGCTTCCGCGTGAACCAGATGCAAAATGCCTTGAACGTGGGCTTTGATGCTGTTTCGAAACTTGCTGGTGCTAAAGTCAAGGTAAGTGTCGTGGGTGTTGATGGCCGTGTGGTCGCAACGAGTGGACTTGTTGCTCATGAGGGCACGA